A part of Rhopalosiphum maidis isolate BTI-1 chromosome 3, ASM367621v3, whole genome shotgun sequence genomic DNA contains:
- the LOC113557952 gene encoding protein argonaute-2-like, with translation MPQGFLHHYGIEIKPDLCSRVLNREIIQSMVSAFKDIFGCLRPVFDGRKNLYTRDPLPISENEIELEVTLATGGNCRIFHVRVMWLDKISFFALEEALEGHTRQIPYNTILALEVVMKHLPSMTYTSVGRSFFSPPDGNSHLLGDDKEVWHGFYQSVKPSQWKMMLNIDVSASPFYKAQPVLDFMFKILNISGIRSQRQTLSVAQRIKFANEIKGLKVEVTHCGEIRRKYRVIDVTRKSAQFQTFPLQLENDLTVECTVAKYFLERYKRKLFYSHLPCLQVGDEHKQTYLPIEVCNLFAGQRCFKKLTESETSSMIKETLRYAPDCEQQINSLIRQANMNNNSYLQEFGLTVSNSMTEVRGRVLPPPKLQYGEGTLPIQEKSKVMQQVLPEHGVWDMKGKKFFIGIKISVWAIACFTPRNVLLEDVLRLFITRLRRISIDAGMPIVDQPCFCNYATRLDQVEPMFNYLKSTFIGLQLIVIILPGKTPVYAEVKRVGDSVLGIPTQCVEARTVHKPSTPILSNLCLKMNVKLGGINNILVPSIRPKVFNEPLLVLGAYVSRPSIGDISKSSFAAVVGSMDAHPIRYASAIRHQPNGQEKIQELCSMVKEHLIAFYKCTGGFKPHRIILYRDGVSKGQFSHVLLHELTAIREACMKLESDYKPGITYIIVQKHHHTKLFSANKKEQFGKSGNIPAGTVVDVGITHPTEFDFYLCSHQGIHGTSRPSHYHVLWDDNHFESDELQSLTYQLCYTYVRCTRSVSIPAPVYYAHLIISRIKRQIIDDEYDNVEGSHESGHSEDQTSNVMKHANANLTLNL, from the exons atgccACAAGGTTTTTTACACCATTATGGAATTGAAATTAAACCAGATTTATGTTCACGAGTGCTCAATCGTGAAATTATTCAAAGTATGGTATCGGcatttaaagacatttttgGTTGTCTTCGACCAGTATTTGATGGTCGGAAAAACTTGTACACAAGGGATCCACTGCCTATCAGTGAAAATGAAATAGAATTAGAA gtTACACTGGCAACGGGAGGAAATTGTAGAATATTCCATGTCCGTGTCATGTGGTTAgacaaaatttcattttttgcgTTGGAAGAAGCACTAGAAGGCCACACAAGACAGATACCATACAACACAATTTTG gcaTTGGAAGTAGTCATGAAACATCTTCCATCAATGACTTACACATCTGTTGGCCGATCATTTTTTTCTCCTCCTGATGGAAATAGCCATTTATTAGGTGATGATAAAGAAGTTTGGCATGGTTTTTACCAGTCTGTCAAACCATCTCAATGGAAAATGATGCTTAATATTGatg tgtcagCATCACCTTTTTACAAAGCACAACCCGTGTTAGatttcatgtttaaaatattgaatataagtgGTATTAGGAGTCAACGACAAACATTATCAGTTGCACAAAGAATTAAATTTGCAAATGAAATTAAAGGTCTTAAAGTAGAGGTTACACATTGTGGAGAAATTCGAAGAAAATATAGAGTTATTGATGTTACCAGAAAATCAGCTCAATTTCAAAC ttttccaTTGCAATTGGAAAATGATCTGACGGTAGAATGCACAGTAGCTAAATATTTCTTAGAAAGATACAAGAGGAAActattttattcacatttgCCATGTCTTCAAGTCGGAGATGAACATAAACAAACATATCTTCCTATTGAG gtcTGTAACTTGTTTGCGGGTCAAAgatgtttcaaaaaattaaccgAATCAGAAACATCATCTATGATTAAGGAGACTTTACGATATGCTCCTGATTGTGAGCAACAGATTAATTCTTTAATTCGTCAAGCTAATATGAATAACAATTCATATTTACAAGAATTTGGTCTTACTGTATCAAATAGCATGACGGAAGTACGTGGTCGTGTTTTACCACCACCAAAGTTGCAATACGGTGAAGGAACTCTACCTATTCAG GAAAAATCAAAGGTCATGCAGCAAGTATTGCCCGAACATGGAGTTTGGGATATGAAAGGCAAAAAGTtctttataggtattaaaattagtgtttGGGCAATAGCTTGTTTCACGCCCAGGAATGTTCTTCTCGAGGATGTGCTAAG actaTTTATAACACGACTCCGACGGATAAGTATCGATGCTGGCATGCCAATAGTTGATCAACcatgttttt gtaATTATGCCACAAGGCTTGACCAAGTAGAACCtatgttcaattatttaaaatcaacattCATTGGATTACAActcatagttattattttaccaggAAAAACTCCAgtatatg CTGAAGTCAAAAGAGTTGGAGACAGTGTTCTAGGAATACCTACACAATGTGTTGAAGCAAGAACTGTTCATAAACCATCTACTCCAATATTGTCCAActtgtgtttaaaaatgaatgtaaaaTTAGGTGGTATCAACAATATTCTTGTACCAAGTATCCGACCTAAA GTATTCAATGAACCTCTATTAGTATTGGGTGCATATGTGAGTCGCCCATCTATAGGTGACATTAGCAAATCATCTTTTGCAGCAGTAGTTGGATCTATGGATGCTCATCCCATTCGTTATGCTTCTGCTATACGTCATCAACCAAACGGACAAGAAAAAATTCAAGAGCTATGTTCTATGGTCAA agaaCATCTAATCGCGTTTTATAAGTGTACTGGAGGTTTTAAACcacatagaataatattataccgtgATGGAGTATCCAAAGGACAGTTTTCTCAT gtCTTATTACACGAACTTACAGCTATTCGAGAGGCATGTATGAAGTTAGAAAGTGATTACAAACCAGGAAtcacttatattattgttcaaaaacATCATCACACTAA acTGTTTTCTGCCAATAAAAAAGAACAATTTGGAAAATCTGGAAATATTCCAGCTGGTACAGTAGTTGATGTTGGAATAACACATCCTAcagaatttgatttttatttatgtagtcATCAAGGAATTcat GGAACAAGTCGGCCAAGCCACTATCATGTTTTATGGGACGACAACCATTTCGAGTCAGATGAATTGCAAAGCTTAACATACCaattatgttatacttatGTCAGATGTACACGTTCTGTATCTATACCGGCTCCTGTTTATTATGCTCACTTAATTATATCTAGGATTAAACGTCAAATCATCGATGATGAATATGACAA tgtTGAAGGATCGCATGAATCTGGCCATAGTGAAGATCAAACATCAAACGTAATGAAACATGCTAACGca aatCTTACAttgaatctttaa